The sequence below is a genomic window from Blastocatellia bacterium.
TTCACTCTTGCTCATGCCCAATTCTGCTTCCGGAGAGTTGGATGATATCCGAGATTGTACTCCTACTCGAGAGGAAGATATTGGGGCGGCCGTTGATGCGATCGTGAGGAATTGGGATGATTTTGAGTTTTTTGTGGAACGGGAAACTGGTTTCAATATCAAAAGTTGCATGCGGAACCGCTTCGAGGAGAACGGGATCGTCATTTGTGAGAGTTCCGACACGGGCAGTTGCAACGGTGCGGTCGCCTGGGCCTCGCCGTTCACGAAAAAGGTTCATCTGTGCCCTAGCTTATTCCGCAATGTGGATGCGATATCGAGAAAACCGGATCGGCGCGCCTGCTACGCGGCCATCCTGACGCATGAGTTTGCTCACTCCTGCGACCGGTTTGAGCCCGGAGCGGATCGGCTCGACGAAGCCGCGTTCGATTGGTATGCTTCGACGCATGATCTAACCATTACCAAGACGGCTTGCGGGTTTAATTAACTCAACGTGAAAATCGAGTCGCTGTCTTCCCGGGTGGTGGGCGGATTCAACGAGGATTTCGACGCTATCGAGCTCTCGTTTCAGGTGAAGAAGATGGATATCTTCCGGCTCTTCCTTGGAGCGACATTGAGTTCCCGTTTCATGCATCTATTGCTTCCCTCACGGGCGCAGGCAATGGCCTACACCAATCCCACGACGAGGCAGGCGGTCATCTCCCTCCTTGACCCGGAGTTGACGCATCGCTGGCCCGAATAGAATTACATGGGCATCATCTGGGAGTTCTTCCAGCGGGTACCGACGCGATGAGCCTGGGAGCGCCCGCTTCTAGCGGGCTTAAGCAAACCCGAGGCGTAAGCTCCTGAGATAGGCACGCAAGATGCGTGCGCTCCCAGAAGCCTCACTTCGCCAGTGCCGCATCGCATCGGGCGAGGGCGCGAGTAGTCTCATCATTAAGCGCTCATCACCACCTTCTGAATGACGACGCATGTCACTTTTACTGGCGAACGTGAGTGATCAATCACCCTGAATCCGGGCCGTTAGGTAATAGTTGCGTCCGTCAGGGCGCAGAGGTGAGTCGGCCTCAACCGCACGAGGTCCGAAGGACCGGCCGGCTCGCCCGGTCCTGTCGCCCCGTCGGGGCTCGCAGAGTTTTGGCTGGAGGGCCGGTTCATGCCCTCATGGGCGTGACTCTTGCCTGTCGCCTCTTCGAATCTGTCTCTTTCACTCTTGCGACCTCCCGCGCGACCAGTAATTCTGACATGCGTCGTCTGAATGAGCACCCCTTGACAGTGAAGTTGACCGCGTCTGCTTCTTCATTGTTCCCCTTTAACTTCGTAAACCTGCCCTGGCTGTACGTTCACGAGCGTTCTTTCAACCACCGGAACCAGAGGGCGTAAATCTTCAAGAGTGATCCCGCCTGCAACCATCACGACCACAGCGATGGAACGCCCTTGAAGATTTTGTTGATAACGAAGGTTCTGATCAACCGTCAGCAGTACTTCAAATCCAGCCTCTTGCGCTTGATCCAGGAGTTCCCCATTTTTGAGCGCCTGCCACCCCATTTCGCGGACAGTTTTGATTTCATGGTGGGGAAACTCTTTTTTGAGAGGTTTGGCCACACAATGGTCAAAGAGAATTTTCACGGTTGTGGGAGTCCTTCCAGGAGGCGATCACAGGCTTGCTTCAGTGCGGCCACCGCTTCGTCGCGGGGTACACCTTCAAAATCCTCAAGGAACTCATCAAGACTCTTGCCCTTGCTCAGATACTCGAAAAGGTATCTCACAGGCACTCGCGTCCCAACAAAGCAGGGCACTCCACCAAGCCGTTCCGGGTCAATGGAGATAATCGCTGCACGAGCGTCTGACGGCGGAACAAGCTCAGTTGTCAGCTCCGCATCCCCCGCGGATGTTTGCTCCACAAGCTCTGCTTCAGGCATAAGGCACTCCCCTTTCAAAACTATCGCTTTTGAAGGATACCCCCTTCGTCTTGATGAGAGCAAGAGGAGGGAAGCAGATGCTGACCTATTCTTTATTTCCGCCTTGCCAGCGCGGCATTGCATCGGGCAAGGGCGCGAGTCGTTTCTTCAGGTTTGCTTGCATATTCCGGCGGGAGCACGCCCTGGCGCTGGATTTCCTGCCAGAGTTCCAAACTGCGCTCATAGGCGTGACGGGCGTCGCGCCAGTGCTGTGACCTCTGACGCGCGGGCGTACCGGTTCGTCGGGCCAGCCTCTCGTAGGTTTGGCCGATATAGAAGTGGCTCATAGCCAATTGCCTCCGCATCGGTTGGCTCGTCGAGCCGTAAGTCGGGGCGCGCTCGACAACCGCCACAGCTCGACGGAAATAGTCGAGGGCCGTCATCAGGTCACCCGTCTTGAGGAGAATTTCGCCGACGTAGTTGTATCCTCGCGCCAGACGTGGGGCCGCTTGCCAATCGTTGGGATTGGTCTGCATTAATGCCTCAAAATACTGGAGCGCGCGGCGGTGGCTGGCGAGCGCGTCCGACAGGTCGCCTGCCTGCGCCTGTGCGGTGCCGAGATTCTGGTAGTCGTTGGCGAGCAAGCGACGCGCCGCCTCGTTCCTCAGATCGGCCCGCGTCATCGCTTCGTCCAGACTGAGAGCCTGGCGAAAATGCTTCACGGACTGAACTAGATCACCTCTGATCAAGAACACCCGACCCAGGCGCGTGTGGCGAGCTGCCAGATCCATTCGCGCTTGCATGTTGTTAGGGTCAGCAGCGACCAAAGCTTCGGCCGACGCCAGCAACTGACGGTACAGCGCCAACGCTTTCTCCACCTCTCCTCGTCTCTCCAGCCAGTTGGCGAGCGCGTCCTGAGAGCGCATCAACGCCCGGCGCGCCCTCACGCTGGTCGGGTCAGCCGCCACCCTGCTCTCGGCCAGGGCAACCGCTCGGCGCGCATGTGGCTCGGCGTCGGTCAGTTTGTCGTTGGATAGCAGAACATCGGCCAGAGTTTGATGAGTTTCCTGAAGTTCGGCGCGAAGCTCGATGTCCGTCGGACGAGCTGCGCAGAGCGCTTCGCGGAGCGCGAGCGCCTTGCGGTAAAGCTCGATGCCACCGGCGTTGTCGCCCAGATTCGGCGAGCGCGGCCAGGCTTTGATGTCGCCCATCCTGACATAAGCCGCCGCCAGTTTCCGGCGCAGCGCGACATTCTCCGGCGCGCTGGCCGAGAGTTTCTCCAGCACCATCATGGCTTGCTGGTAGTTCCCGGCGGCACCGGTTACATCGCCCATGTCTCGAAAAATCGTGCCGATTCGGTCGTAACTTTCAGCTAGCTCGCTTTGCACTTCGACATTAGCTGGTTCGGCCCTGGCGAGCGCCTGGCGAATGGTGAGCGCCTTGCGATAGCTCGCCAGCGCGCCGCTCATGTCGCCCAGATTCGCCACTCGACTGTTCCCCTGCACATCGCCGATCTTGATGTAGGCCGCGGCCAATTCGCGCTGCAACGTTCTATCGCCGGCGGCTTCTTTGGCCAGACTATCGAGATACTCCAGCGCATCTTTAACCAGGCGCTGGCGCACCAGCGTCGCCCCCGGCAAATCGGCAATCGCATCGTGATAGTCAAAAACGACCGTCCGCGCCAGCTTCCGGACCTCGTTGAACCGCCGTTCGGCCCGCGCCCGCTGATGATTGATGGCGATGATTGCCGCCACCAGGATCCCCACGATCGCCACCGCGGCGGCCACCCCCGCCTTGTGCCGACGGATGAACTTCCCGGCCCGGTAGCTGAGCGTCGCCGGCCGTGCGATTACGGGGAGACCTTCCAGATGCCGTCGAATGTCTTCTGAGAACTGTTCGACCGAAGCGTAGCGCCGTTCGGGCTCTTTGCAGAGCGCCTTGAGCACGATGTTATCGAGATCGCCTTTCAACCGACGACGCAGTTTCTCGGGACTCCCCTCGCGCGTCTGGCTGACCGATTCCGGAGTCAGGGTGAGCCGCGATGTGCCGTCCGCCGTTCGGACCTCCTCGATCAGGGTCACGGCGGTGCTCGGCTGTCTCGGCTCCTCTTCGAGCACCGCCCGCATCAACTCGTGCGGCGACTCGCTCGTGACCCGATACGGCTTATGACCGGTCAGCAACTCATAGAGAACGACCCCGAGCGAATAGACATCGCTGGCCGTCGTGATCGCGTCCCCCCGAATCTGTTCCGGACTGGCATAGGCCGGCGTCATCAACCGCAGCGCGGGCGATGTCTGATCCAGCGTCTGCGCCGCCAGCTCCGGCGTCAGGATCTTGGCGATGCCGAAATCCAGCAGCTTGGTCTTCCCCTCTCGGCCGACCAATATGTTGCTCGGTTTGATGTCGCGGTGGATGACCAGTCGTTGATGGGCGTACTGCACGGCAGCGCACACCTGCCGGAAGAGGCGGAGCCGGTCTTCGGTGCTTAGTTTGTGATCATCGCAATACTCATGGATCGGCAGGCCCTCGATGTATTCCATCACCAGGTAGGGCGCTCCGTCTTCGGTCGTGCCGCCGTCCAGCAGTCGGGCAATGTTCGGATGATCGAGCGAGGCGAGAATCTGCCGCTCATTGCGAAAACGATGCAGAACAAGCTCGGTATCCATCCCCCTCCGAAGGAGCTTGATGGCCACCTGCTGCCGATACTCATCAACCCGCCGGGCCAGATAGACGACGCTCATGCCGCCCCGTCCGATCTCGCGCACAATTTCGTAGGGGCCGAGGCATCGCCCGGCCATCCGCAGCTCATCCGTCGGGGTCTCGGCCACCGTTGCCGCCGCTTCCGCCCGCACATCGGCCAGAGGGTCATCTGCGCCCGGCGCATCTTCGTAAGCGAGCAACGATTCGACTTCCGCCCGCAGCGCCGCATCCGATCCGCAGGCTTCGTCGAGAAACGCCGCGCGTTCAGCCGGAGATCGCTCCAGGGCATCGGCAAGGAGAACCTTGATACGTTGCCATCGCTCGGGCGTCATAATCGTCGGTGCTTTTCTCGTTGGCCAACTACTTTGCCATTTGCCGTCGCAACCAGAGCCTGGCCGTCGCCCATTCGCGTTTGACGGTGGTCGGTGAGACATTCAGGATTTCTGCGGTTTCTTCGATGGATAGCCCACCGAAAAATCGCAGCTCGACGATTCGGCTCTGTCGCGGATCAAGCCGTTCCAGCTCCTTCAATGCCTCGTCAAGCGCAACCACGTCAAGCTCGCGCTCTCCACTCAAACCGAGGGCATCGTCGAGCGTGACCGTCTGTGCGAGGCCGCCGCGCTTTTGCGCTCTTCGGCGGACGGCGTAATTAACCAGGATGCGCCGCATCATCTGGGAGGCGATGCCGAAGAAATGGGCGCGGTTTTTCCAGGTCACCGAGCGCTGGTCAATCAGCCGGAGATAGGCTTCATGCACCAGTGCCGTCGCTTGCAGCGTGTGGTCCGGTCGTTCATAGCGGAGATGGCTCCGCGCCAGCTTCCGCAATTCATCGTAGACAAGTGGCATCAGTTGATCGAGCGCAGCCCTGTCTCCCTGGCTCCATTCGATGAGCAACTGAGTGATGGACGCCACCGCTCACCCCCATCATTACCTTGCGGTAACACTATAGCCCGGCCAGAAGCGCCAGGCAAGATCGCGAAGCGACGTATTTCCGGGCCATTTTCAATCCTCGACATGAAGTTCGCGCATCTTCGGCTCCCGGTGCAGCTTCTCTCCTGTGCCACGGGTGAACTCCACAAGGGGAGAAGTCCCCGCTCCCTTTTGACTTTCCTCTCCCGGAGGGACTAAAATTGGCCTGACCGTTGAGGAGAGAAACAGCTATGGTGAGCTTCGTCTTTGGGAACCTGGGTCTGCCGGAACTTTTGATCATCCTCTTCATCCTCATTCTGTTGTTCGGTGCGAAGCGATTGCCCGATCTCGCTCGCAGCCTCGGACAGAGTATTCGTGCCTTCAAGGAAGGAACTGCTGAGGTCCGGCAGATCGAAAATAAGCCAGCAGGCCAACCCCTCTACTCGTCAGCGCAAGCGACAACTCCGTCAGAAGCGCCGACAAAGTCGGGGGACTCGGCGTAATTCGCGGTGGGTGAGAGATCGAAAGGCGCTCTCCCTCCACACCGATGATGCTGCTCGCCGGGAGGGTGGGGATCTGACCACTGGTATTGAGAGTTACGGGTTTGCAACATAAACGGAGCTGCCGAGCCAATTCTCATTCCTCCCCGTAAAATCTCCGGTTGAACCGGGTTCTTCTTGGCCTCTCCGGGTGGAGGCGACGCGCAAGAGAAAACCCCTCTTCCGGAGGCACGATCAAAGCGACTCCCCCACCTTCTGGGAAAGGTGCTAGAATAGACGAAGCATATTCGGGAAAAAGGTCATGAGTGCGTTGCGCCAGAGCACATCGTTCCGCATCTCGTCCAGAGACTTTCAACCGGCCTATCGTCGTCTCTACGAATCGGGAGAGCTGGCCGAGCGTGTTCAACGCGCTCGGGCGCTTCTGGAATCATGCACGGCCTGCCCCCGACTCTGTCGCGTGAACCGGCTGGAAAACAAAACAGCCGTATGTCGCACCGGGCGTTATGCCCGGGTCAGCAGTTATTTTCCTCACTTTGGCGAGGAGGACTGTCTGCGCGGCTGGCGCGGCAGCGGGACGATCTTTTTCTCCATGTGCAATCTGCGTTGCGTCTTCTGCCAGAACTACGACATCAGCCAAGGGGGGCAGGGACGCGAAGTGCGTCCCGAGGAACTCGCCGACATGATGATTGAGCTTCAGCACCGGGGATGCCACAACATCAATTTCGTCACCCCCGAGCACGTCGTTCCCCAGATTCTGGAAGCCCTTCCACTGGCCATCGAGCGGGGATTAAACATTCCCCTCGTTTATAACACGAGCGCCTACGATTCGCTGGAGAGCTTGCGGCTGCTCGATGGCATCGTGGATATTTACATGCCCGATTTCAAATTCTGGGACCCGGAGATGTCGCTCCGCTATGTCAAAGCGCGAGATTATCCCGAAGCCGCCCGGCAGGCGATTCGAGAAATGCACCGGCAGGTGGGTGACCTCGTCTTCGATGAATACGGACTGGCGAAGCGAGGACTCCTGATTCGCCATCTGGTGATGCCGGGAGGGATCGCCGGAACCCGAGAGATCATGCGCTTCATCGCCCGGGAGATTTCCCCCATGACCTACGTCAACATCATGGCCCAGTATTATCCGGCAGGTCGGGTATCGAGCGAGAAATACCCGGAGATTAATCGTCGGCTCAGACTCTCGGAGTATGAAGAGGCTGTGCGCATTGCTCACGAAGAGGGTCTCTTCCGCCTCGATTCACGGGAGCGCCGTTGGCCTGCCTGGGGATGATGCAGATTTATGAGATCCCCCTACCCAGCAGGCCGTGGCGAGAACCGATACCTGCCATCGAAAGGAGAGGTATATGCGAGCGCACTACTTCCAGCATGATCCCTGTGAGGGGCTTGGCAGCATTGAATCCTGGCTTCAATCGAAAGGCTACACGATCACGGGCACACGCTTTTTTGAATCGGCCTCCTTGCCGGTTCCTGAGGAGATTGACCTGCTCATCATCATGGGAGGCCCGATGAGCGTCAACGATGAAGACCAATTCCCCTGGCTCATTGAGGAGAAGCAGTTCATTCGTCACACGATTGAGCTGGGGAAATCCGTTCTCGGCGTCTGCCTCGGTGCTCAACTCATCGCCAGCGCGATGGGGGCCCGCGTTTATCCCAACCACACAAAAGAAATCGGCTGGTTTCCCATCACGGCAGTCCCCGCAGCGAGTGACGGGGTTTATCGGTTCCCCCCACTGGTGGATGTCTTTCACTGGCATGGGGAAACTTTTGATCTCCCTCCGGGAGCCGTGCACCTGGCCCGAAGCGACAACTGCGAAAACCAGGCGTTTCAACTGGGACGGTCCGTCCTTGGCCTTCAGTTCCACCTTGAAGTCACGCCGGAGATTGTTCGAGAGATGGTCGTGCACGGCCGTTCCGAGCTTGTGCCATCGCCTTCTGTACAGTCCGAGGAGGAGATCCTTGCCGCACCGTCTGAAAAATATCAGGCGATCAACCGGCTGATGGGCGACATCCTTGCATTTCTGCAAGGGACGAGGATTCCCGGATGATCTCACGCGAGGCCGTCGGGAACCCGCTGACGCGCGTAACGTGAGCAATTTCGCTATTGCATCCAGTGCGACGACTGAAAAAGAGGAGCAGCTCGCTTCGGCTGCGAAGTAGTGAGAGAAGGTAGCCTGAGACGTCAGCTCCAGGGTGGGGGTCTTGAGCAGAGGTGCGTCAGCAGGAGGTGACACGTTCCTTCGCTCTTGCTCTGGATATCATCTGTCGCCCTTCGGCAAGTGCTCGCGGTGAATCAATTTTCCCCTTTTCTGCTTGCCCCGCCGGTGGCCATCTCCGCTGCCCTTCTCCCCTCCCCGTAACAGAGGCTATAATTGTTGACGGTTTGGGGAGAGCCGGACGGTCGCTGGCAGCTCGGGCAAACGTCCGATGCCGCCAGAGGAAAGTCCGAACACCGCAGGGCAGCGGGCTGGGTAACACCCAGGCAGGGCGCTCCAAGTGAGCGTCCTGACGACAAGTGCAACAGAGAGCAGACCAGCCGATGGCTCCCCGGGCCCTGAGCTTGGGGAGATCAGGTGATGGGTGAAACGGTGGGGTAAGAGCCCACCAGCAGGTGTGGTGACACACCTGGCTAGGCAAACTCCCCGCGGTGCAAGACCAAATAGGAAGGCGCTCACGAGGATGGCCCGTCCCAGAACTGCGGCGGCGGCTCGACCGACAACCAGGCGACGAGCGTCGTTGCCCGTCAGGGTTGTGCCGCCGTAGCAGTCGCGCCTTCGGGTAGGTCGCTTGAGCCTGTCAGTAATGGCAGGCCCAGAGGAATGACCGTCATCCGGGTCCGGCAGAGCGCGAGACTGTTTCGCCCCGAACAGGATTTCCGCTTCTCACGGCCCGGAAACAGAATTCGGCTTACAGGCTCTCCTCAAACCGGCCCGAGGAACTGAACGCCACTCCAAAGAGAGTTTCCACACCAATGATGGATTGCGGAGGGGTGGATTTCGGGTTTACAGCTCCCGATTCCGTAACCAGTTATGGGCAATTCATGAGGGGGTATTAAGCGGGCGCTGGCGGAGTGGAACTAACGGTTTACCCCCCATTTCGGATGGGCCACCGGCACAAAGAGACGGAGCAAGAAAAAAAGGGCACCGGCCCGTCGCCGAACCGGTGCTCCAAGCGTTAGGGGGAACAAGGTTGGTTCAGAAGAGAAGCTTCAAGGCAAATTGAACCTGCCGGGATGAACCCGAATCACCCGGCGGGAAGCGCGTGTTACTGATCCGTCCAAAGACCGTGCTGCCGACCTGAGCCACTCGACCGGGCTGGCCGAAATTCGCGTGGTTGAAGATGTCGAAGAACTCGGCCCGAAATTGGAGTTTCACAGTCTCGGTCAGCCTGGTCGTTTTCAGCAGCGAGAAGTCGGTATTGTTGAAGCCCGGACCGATGATGACATTGCGACCGAGATTCCCGAAGTGGAAGACCGTTCGCGTGCCATCGAGCGAAACCGGGAGAACGAAAGCCGCGCCCGAAGGACATCCGCGCGGATCGCGCGGATCGCACACGACCGGTGAAAACCACTGATTGGGATTGCCGGTCACGGTCACTTTGCCCACGACGTCCGGTCGGATAGAGGCGACACCGGTAAAGGCGGCGACATTGGCCGCCCCGATCGAAGTGCCCGGGATGGCAAGCGCGTTCCCGGCCAGGATATTGACCGGATTGCCGCTTTGCAACTGAGTGATGCCGGAAATCTGCCAACCCTCAAGCAACCGGTTGCCCCGCAGCGGCAGCTCGTAAATCCAACTGATGACGAACCGATTCCGGGCATCGAAGTCCGACAGCCCCCGATCATTGCGGATGTTGAAGCTGTCCTGCACTACAACGCCCTGGCTGCTGAGCGAGTTGTAGTCAATGGACTTGGACCACGTATAGGAGGCGTTAAACTGAAGCCCTTTAGACAGGCGCTTGGTCACGCTGACCCACAGGGCGTTATA
It includes:
- a CDS encoding DUF5615 family PIN-like protein, whose product is MKILFDHCVAKPLKKEFPHHEIKTVREMGWQALKNGELLDQAQEAGFEVLLTVDQNLRYQQNLQGRSIAVVVMVAGGITLEDLRPLVPVVERTLVNVQPGQVYEVKGEQ
- a CDS encoding amidotransferase, with product MRAHYFQHDPCEGLGSIESWLQSKGYTITGTRFFESASLPVPEEIDLLIIMGGPMSVNDEDQFPWLIEEKQFIRHTIELGKSVLGVCLGAQLIASAMGARVYPNHTKEIGWFPITAVPAASDGVYRFPPLVDVFHWHGETFDLPPGAVHLARSDNCENQAFQLGRSVLGLQFHLEVTPEIVREMVVHGRSELVPSPSVQSEEEILAAPSEKYQAINRLMGDILAFLQGTRIPG
- a CDS encoding protein kinase — translated: MTPERWQRIKVLLADALERSPAERAAFLDEACGSDAALRAEVESLLAYEDAPGADDPLADVRAEAAATVAETPTDELRMAGRCLGPYEIVREIGRGGMSVVYLARRVDEYRQQVAIKLLRRGMDTELVLHRFRNERQILASLDHPNIARLLDGGTTEDGAPYLVMEYIEGLPIHEYCDDHKLSTEDRLRLFRQVCAAVQYAHQRLVIHRDIKPSNILVGREGKTKLLDFGIAKILTPELAAQTLDQTSPALRLMTPAYASPEQIRGDAITTASDVYSLGVVLYELLTGHKPYRVTSESPHELMRAVLEEEPRQPSTAVTLIEEVRTADGTSRLTLTPESVSQTREGSPEKLRRRLKGDLDNIVLKALCKEPERRYASVEQFSEDIRRHLEGLPVIARPATLSYRAGKFIRRHKAGVAAAVAIVGILVAAIIAINHQRARAERRFNEVRKLARTVVFDYHDAIADLPGATLVRQRLVKDALEYLDSLAKEAAGDRTLQRELAAAYIKIGDVQGNSRVANLGDMSGALASYRKALTIRQALARAEPANVEVQSELAESYDRIGTIFRDMGDVTGAAGNYQQAMMVLEKLSASAPENVALRRKLAAAYVRMGDIKAWPRSPNLGDNAGGIELYRKALALREALCAARPTDIELRAELQETHQTLADVLLSNDKLTDAEPHARRAVALAESRVAADPTSVRARRALMRSQDALANWLERRGEVEKALALYRQLLASAEALVAADPNNMQARMDLAARHTRLGRVFLIRGDLVQSVKHFRQALSLDEAMTRADLRNEAARRLLANDYQNLGTAQAQAGDLSDALASHRRALQYFEALMQTNPNDWQAAPRLARGYNYVGEILLKTGDLMTALDYFRRAVAVVERAPTYGSTSQPMRRQLAMSHFYIGQTYERLARRTGTPARQRSQHWRDARHAYERSLELWQEIQRQGVLPPEYASKPEETTRALARCNAALARRK
- the tatA gene encoding twin-arginine translocase TatA/TatE family subunit, translated to MVSFVFGNLGLPELLIILFILILLFGAKRLPDLARSLGQSIRAFKEGTAEVRQIENKPAGQPLYSSAQATTPSEAPTKSGDSA
- a CDS encoding radical SAM protein — translated: MSALRQSTSFRISSRDFQPAYRRLYESGELAERVQRARALLESCTACPRLCRVNRLENKTAVCRTGRYARVSSYFPHFGEEDCLRGWRGSGTIFFSMCNLRCVFCQNYDISQGGQGREVRPEELADMMIELQHRGCHNINFVTPEHVVPQILEALPLAIERGLNIPLVYNTSAYDSLESLRLLDGIVDIYMPDFKFWDPEMSLRYVKARDYPEAARQAIREMHRQVGDLVFDEYGLAKRGLLIRHLVMPGGIAGTREIMRFIAREISPMTYVNIMAQYYPAGRVSSEKYPEINRRLRLSEYEEAVRIAHEEGLFRLDSRERRWPAWG
- a CDS encoding DUF433 domain-containing protein, which codes for MPEAELVEQTSAGDAELTTELVPPSDARAAIISIDPERLGGVPCFVGTRVPVRYLFEYLSKGKSLDEFLEDFEGVPRDEAVAALKQACDRLLEGLPQP
- a CDS encoding sigma-70 family RNA polymerase sigma factor, with the protein product MASITQLLIEWSQGDRAALDQLMPLVYDELRKLARSHLRYERPDHTLQATALVHEAYLRLIDQRSVTWKNRAHFFGIASQMMRRILVNYAVRRRAQKRGGLAQTVTLDDALGLSGERELDVVALDEALKELERLDPRQSRIVELRFFGGLSIEETAEILNVSPTTVKREWATARLWLRRQMAK